The genomic stretch CCCGATGTGGGTGTGGACGTCCTGCAGCGACAGAATGGTCTCAGCCATGAACCACGCCTCCACCCAGATAGGCCTCCAGGACCTCCTCGTTGCAGGACACGGCTTCGGGAGTGTCGTCGCAGATGAGGCGCCCTTCTTTCAGAACGGCGATGGAGTCCGACACCGTCATGATCATGTCGAATTTGTGTTCGACCAGCAGAATCGTTCGATTCCCGGCCGCTTTGATCCGCTGAATGATTTCGAGAATGGCGGGCACTTCCTCGAGGCTCATGCCCGCCGTGGGCTCGTCCAGCAGCAGGACCTCCGGGTCCAGGCCCAGAAGGATCGCGATCTCGAGCTTACGTTTCTCCCCGTGGGTAAGGCTTCTCGCTTCCCTCGACCAGGCGTCCTCCAGGAGCACCTGCTTTAGAAACTCGTACGCCCGGTCCTCGAATTCGGCGAACGACCGGTAGTTTTTCCAGAATATCAGCCCAATATCCGCCTTGGACTGCAAGGCCAGACGCACGTTTTCCAACACGCTCAAATTCGGAAAAATGTTGGTCAACTGAAACGAGCGACCTATGCCCATCTTGGTCCGGTCCGCCGGCCTGAAAGCGGTGATGTCCTTGCCTTTGAATTCGATGCGGCCGCTCGTAGGCCTGTATTGGCCGCTGATCAGATTGAACAGGGTGGTCTTGCCCGCGCCGTTGGGTCCTATGATGGATTTCAATCTGAACGGCTCGACCCGCAGATTCACCCGATTCACTGCCACGTTCCCGCCGAACTGGATGGTCAAGTCCTTTGTTTCTAGGAGCGGTGAATCCTGCAAAACGGGTTCTCCTGCGAGTGGTTTCTCGTTCCGATGGAGCGGCGATGCTTCGCGGTGTACGAAGACCGCCGCCCGGCGAAATTACTTGTTCCGAATGGGAATATCCATGTCTTTCCAGGTCAGTTCCCGAACCAGTTCAGGAACGGCCCATTCGACGTCGGGTTTTACCACGATCTTGAAGTGGTACATGGACTGCAGGGCCTGGTGATCTTCGGCGCGGAAGACCATTTCCCCTTTAGGCGTGAAGAAATGCATGCCTTCCATGGTCTTGATCAGGGCTTCCGTGTCCGTGCTCCCCGCCTTGGACAGGGCCTCGACCACCGCAATGCCGGCGGACATACCGCCGCAAGTGAAGAAGTCGGGCGGGCTGTTGAAACGTTTGATATGTTCCGTTACAAGCCAGTCGTTGATTTCGTTCTTGGGGTTTTCGTAATAATAGTAACCCGCCCCTTCCATGCCCTCGAGGGGTTTATACCCCTTCAGCGCGTCCAGGATGTTGCCCCCCGTGGTGATTTTGATGCCGTACTTCTCTTGGATCTTCATGTCCACGATTTTGAACGGATTGCCTTTCCCGGCCCACACGATGAAGAGATACTTGTCTCCTTGCTCGTCCTTCATGGCCTGGATAATGCGCTGCACCGGAGCGGTGAAGTCCGTGGTTTGGATGGGCGCGTATTCCTCGTGCACGACTTTGGCGCCCAGGGCTATCGCAGCTTCCTTGTAGGCGGCCACTCCATCCCTTCCGAAAGCATAGTCCTGAGCCAATGTTGCAATCACAACACCGGGCTTTGCAATGGCGACGGCGTTCGAGATGGCGTCTTGCGACGAGTTGCGCCCGGTTCGGAAGATGTAGCGGTTCCATGCCTTGCCAGTGATGGAATCGGCCACCGCCGGCTCGACGATCAGAATCTTCTTGAATTCCTCGGCCACGGGCAACATGGCGCCGGCCACCGCGGAAGAAACCCCACCCACCGCCAGATCCACGTTGTCGTCTTTGAACGCTTCGGTTAGGAGTTGCTTGCCCACGTCCGGCTTCATTTGCGTGTCTTTCACAATGATTTCAATGGGCCGGCCCAGCACCTCGAAGGTTCCTTTGGTGGCATACTCCACGCCCATCTTGAAACCCGTGACGGATTGCTTGGCATAGGCCTCGAGAGGTCCCGTGATTCCCACGACCTGGGCGATTTTGATCGGATCGGCCGCCAGGGCGGAACCTCCGGCCAAAACCAATATCATCACAGCCAGCGCGATCACCTTTGTAAGGGCTCCGATTCTCATACCGTTCCTCCTCATGCTACGTCTTGTTGGATTCAACGCTCCTGTACGATGACCCAGGAGCGGCCTCAGGACTGCTTTTCCCTCAGCACGGTCTTGAGCACCTTCCCCGCGGCGTTTCTCGGGAGGCGATCCGCCAGGACCACGCTTTTGGGTATCTTGTACTTGGCCAACCTTCCTTTCAGGGGACCGAGAATTTCCTCCGCCGTAAGGGACTGGCCCGGCTTTGGAACAACCACGGCGCAGCCCACTTCGCCCCATTTCTCATCTTTCACGCCGATGACGGCCACTTCAGCCACTTTGGGGTTTTCGTAGATGACGTTTTCCACCTCGGCGGGGTATACGTTCTCGCCCCCGGAAATGAACATGTCCTTCTTGCGTTCCACGATATAGAGATCGCCGTCCTCGTCCATGCGCGCGAGATCGCCGGTGTGAAACCATCCCCCGGCAAAGGCTTCTTCCGTGGCCTCGGGTCGGTTCCAGTACTCCTTCATAAGATTCGGCCCTCGAATGACGAGTTCCCCGACGTCTCCCGGCGCCACCTCGTGCATGTCGCCATCCACCACCCGGGCTTCGAGGTGGAACACCGCGCGTCCGATGGAGCCCGCCTTCTTCATGGCCAAGTCCTTGCTCAGCGTGGCAATGCCGGGGGCGGCCTCGCTCATTCCGAAGCCCTGCTGCAGCACAATCCCCTTTTCGTGATATTGCCGAACCATATTTACGGGCAACGGCGCCCCGCCGCTCATGACCAGGCGCACGTTTTGCGAGGTTCAGGTTCAAGGCGTTCCAGAAGCTCGCCCCCTGGGTCAGCACCGCGCCTTTGGGCCTGCCCGTGGTGCCCGCCGTATACATGATAATATGCGGCGAATCCAGATCCGGCGGCGAAGGGACTTCGGGTTCGTTTTCCGATTGGGAAGCCAGCAGGTCTTCGTACGAGTCCCTTCCCGAAAGCCGGTTCTCCCCGAATGCGATGATTCGTCTGAGATGAACCTGTTCCGGAAGACTCTTTCCAAGTTCAGACAGCCCGGAATCCAGAAGGAGCGTCTCCGTGCCGCTGTCGGTCAGATTATAGGCCAGTTCCGAAGGGGTAAGACGCCAGTTCAGCGGGACCACAATCAAGCCCAGTTTGGCGGCCGCCATAAGGACCTGGACGAACTCGACCCGATTGGTGGAAAGGATACCGATCCGGTCGCCCTTATCGAGTCCCATCCCCTGCAGCGCCCGGCACAGCCGGTTAACGCTCCGGTTCAGCGCTTTGTACGTAAGTCGCGCTTCCCCTTCCACCAGAGCTTCCTTGTCCGGCGTCAGGAATTCCCTTTCGGTCAGCCAGGAACCGATCCCGGTTATCAAACCGGCGCCTCCTTTTTTAAAGCTTCATACAAAGATCTTACGCATGACCGATATCATGTTATCGGCGAAATGGATGACCGTGGACATGCCTTCTTCGTCTTTGTGCGCGTCTCTCGCTCCACCCGCCCCGGCCACGCCGACATTCCAATAGGTGGAGCCGGGAACGGTGACTCCGTTGATGAAAAACCAGAGAAGCAGTTGAGAGAACGCCATGTTGTGGCCGGCCCGCCTGGCAACGGTGATAGGGCCGCCTACCTTGCCGGAAAAAAATTTGTCGTTCCAGTACGCCACGAACGTGGCCCGTGCTAAGAGCGCCATCATCTGAGGCGCCACGGACGAAAGGTAAACGGGCGACCCGAGAATGATCCCTTCCGCGTTTCGCATGTGTTCGAGGATCGAGTCGAAATCGTCATCCCCGATCGTGCAGTATGCTTTCTTGACACAGTCGTAGCAGCCGGTGCAGGGTTCGATCCTCTTGTCCCTCAGCGAGATGAGATCCGTCTCAAACCCGGCTTTGTCAAACACATCCAGAGCCGTTTTGACGTATTCAAGGGTGTTGCTTTTGGGTCTCAGGCTTCCCGCGATACCGACGACCTTCATTCCTCCTCCTCCGGAAACAGATGCGAAATATCGGCGGACGTGGTCAGGGCTCCGGATTTGAGCTGTTCCCGCATGAGGTTTCGAAAAAAGTCCTGCTCGAAACAGTGGGAGAACTGCTCGCTTTCGAGCCCCAGGCCGGCCTCGACGGATCCGGTGCGGGCCGCGTATACCGCACGTTTCGCCAGCGACAGAGCGAATTGAGGTTGCCGTAGAACGGGCTCGAGAAGTATTCGAACGCCTTCATCGAGTTCGTCGTGGTCGACCACCAGGTGAACGAGTCCCAGGGCCGCGGCTTCGTCGCCTTTATACAGCCGGCCGCTCAGAATCATCTCGAGGGCCCGGCCGAAACCTACGAGACGGGAAAGCCGCTGGGTCCCTCCCCCGCCGGGTATGAGCCCCACTTTCACCTCGGGCAGCCCGATGCGGGATCTGAGAGAAGCCACTCTCAGGTCGCAAGCCATGGCGAATTCGAATCCGCCGCCAAAACAAAGCCCGTCGATGGCGGCCACCAGAACGAGTGGGCTGGACTCCATGCGGTTGAACAGGGCCTGTATACGCCGGGAAAAACGGAACGCCTCCTGCGGCTGGAGCTGCATCATTTCCACGCCGTCCGCACCGCCAATGAAATGCGTTTCCCCGGCGCCGGAAAAAACCACCGCCCGGATGGAGGTCTTCTCGACCTCGTCCATGAAATCGTGAAGTTCGATCATGAGTTCGGAATGAATGGAGTTGCGGTCCCTGGGACGGCTGATCGTGACCCTGCAGATGGCGTCTTCCGGTGAAACAACCATATGGGAGAACCGTGAGATCATCGTCGCACCCGCTCGGAAAGGAGCGCGTATTGCGCTTTGGATCCGGAAGTTGACAGGGAAAGGCTTCGGCTCGGGAAGCGCCCCAGAGGCATTTGCGCCCCTCCTTTGGGACCAGGGCGTACGATTCTCACGCCGGAAAGCTGGATCTATCTTTACACCAAATTCAGATGGCTGTCCAGAGTCCAAGAGCCCGTGCAGTCGTTGTGCTCCGATTTATATGGAACCGCAGTTCAAGTATAGGCCGTATCGAGGAAAACGGTAGACTTGAATTCTCCGGAACTCGGAGCAAAGAAAGCCGGTAATTGGCCTTTGAACTATGTGGTAGTATGGAGAACATAATCTCCAAGCAAAGGAGATGTTATGGAAGAAAGACCCTACACTCATTTTGGTTGCCGTGAGGCATGGGAGGACCCGAAATGAAAAGTCGACGGCGGGAAACGTTCCTTCTTTTCTCTATATCAGGGGGGATATTCAAACCCTGTATCCTGATGTTCAAACAGGCCTTACCCCGGCCGGCGAGTTCGATCGGCTCGGCTCCGTTTTCTAAACCGCGCTCACTTCAAGAGCATTGCAGATGCCTCGTTCCCCAGGGGTCGGTAAACGATATCAGTTACCGGAAATCGTTCGCACAAACGAGAGCACTTCTTCGTTGAACCGCTCCTTCCGCTCGATCATGGGCATATGGCCCGTTCCATCCAATACCACCAGCTTGGAGTTTGCCATATTCTCGTGAAGGAATGCGCCGAATTTCAGGGGAGTCAGCATGTCCATGTCGCCGTGCAGGATGAGGGCGGGCAGGCTGATTTCATGCACGCGATCCCGCGCGTTCCACTCGTTGCAAACCCTGAAATCCCAATACAGGCTTTCGGGCGGGCAGGTCGCCATGTGCGAGGCAATTCTCCGCCGCCATGCCTCCGGCGCTTCCTTGGGGAAGCAGTAATTGGCCGCAAGCTGCAGGGTTTCGGAAAAGTGCGTCACCGCGTTCTCGAGAATCCAAGAATTGACGGGCATGCGGGCGCCCGTGGAGCAGAGAACGAGGCCCTCGAGGCCCGGAATACGGTCGAGAGCAGCCCGCAGCACGATCCCACCGCCCATGGAATGCCCCAAGAGAATAAAAGAGGACAGGTCCAGCGTTGCGGTCAATGTTTGGAGCCACTGCGCATACTGCTCCATGGATTCGAGGGCGGCGCCGTCGGTTTCGCCGTGTCCCGGCAGGTCGGGAGCCACGATGTCTATCTCACCCTCCCAGGCCTCGAGCTGGTCTTCCCAAAACGCGTGGTTGCAGCCCGCTCCGTGAATCAGCACCAATGTTTTCCGCACCTTTTGGAGGCCCTTCCCGCTCGTCGAAAGGCTGACCTGGTAGTTGTTGAC from Deltaproteobacteria bacterium encodes the following:
- a CDS encoding substrate-binding domain-containing protein, translated to MRRNGMRIGALTKVIALAVMILVLAGGSALAADPIKIAQVVGITGPLEAYAKQSVTGFKMGVEYATKGTFEVLGRPIEIIVKDTQMKPDVGKQLLTEAFKDDNVDLAVGGVSSAVAGAMLPVAEEFKKILIVEPAVADSITGKAWNRYIFRTGRNSSQDAISNAVAIAKPGVVIATLAQDYAFGRDGVAAYKEAAIALGAKVVHEEYAPIQTTDFTAPVQRIIQAMKDEQGDKYLFIVWAGKGNPFKIVDMKIQEKYGIKITTGGNILDALKGYKPLEGMEGAGYYYYENPKNEINDWLVTEHIKRFNSPPDFFTCGGMSAGIAVVEALSKAGSTDTEALIKTMEGMHFFTPKGEMVFRAEDHQALQSMYHFKIVVKPDVEWAVPELVRELTWKDMDIPIRNK
- a CDS encoding ABC transporter ATP-binding protein, producing MQDSPLLETKDLTIQFGGNVAVNRVNLRVEPFRLKSIIGPNGAGKTTLFNLISGQYRPTSGRIEFKGKDITAFRPADRTKMGIGRSFQLTNIFPNLSVLENVRLALQSKADIGLIFWKNYRSFAEFEDRAYEFLKQVLLEDAWSREARSLTHGEKRKLEIAILLGLDPEVLLLDEPTAGMSLEEVPAILEIIQRIKAAGNRTILLVEHKFDMIMTVSDSIAVLKEGRLICDDTPEAVSCNEEVLEAYLGGGVVHG
- a CDS encoding AMP-binding protein codes for the protein MSGGAPLPVNMVRQYHEKGIVLQQGFGMSEAAPGIATLSKDLAMKKAGSIGRAVFHLEARVVDGDMHEVAPGDVGELVIRGPNLMKEYWNRPEATEEAFAGGWFHTGDLARMDEDGDLYIVERKKDMFISGGENVYPAEVENVIYENPKVAEVAVIGVKDEKWGEVGCAVVVPKPGQSLTAEEILGPLKGRLAKYKIPKSVVLADRLPRNAAGKVLKTVLREKQS
- a CDS encoding alpha/beta hydrolase, which produces MKIQKVTVNNYQVSLSTSGKGLQKVRKTLVLIHGAGCNHAFWEDQLEAWEGEIDIVAPDLPGHGETDGAALESMEQYAQWLQTLTATLDLSSFILLGHSMGGGIVLRAALDRIPGLEGLVLCSTGARMPVNSWILENAVTHFSETLQLAANYCFPKEAPEAWRRRIASHMATCPPESLYWDFRVCNEWNARDRVHEISLPALILHGDMDMLTPLKFGAFLHENMANSKLVVLDGTGHMPMIERKERFNEEVLSFVRTISGN
- a CDS encoding flavodoxin family protein, which translates into the protein MKVVGIAGSLRPKSNTLEYVKTALDVFDKAGFETDLISLRDKRIEPCTGCYDCVKKAYCTIGDDDFDSILEHMRNAEGIILGSPVYLSSVAPQMMALLARATFVAYWNDKFFSGKVGGPITVARRAGHNMAFSQLLLWFFINGVTVPGSTYWNVGVAGAGGARDAHKDEEGMSTVIHFADNMISVMRKIFV
- a CDS encoding enoyl-CoA hydratase/isomerase family protein, whose amino-acid sequence is MVVSPEDAICRVTISRPRDRNSIHSELMIELHDFMDEVEKTSIRAVVFSGAGETHFIGGADGVEMMQLQPQEAFRFSRRIQALFNRMESSPLVLVAAIDGLCFGGGFEFAMACDLRVASLRSRIGLPEVKVGLIPGGGGTQRLSRLVGFGRALEMILSGRLYKGDEAAALGLVHLVVDHDELDEGVRILLEPVLRQPQFALSLAKRAVYAARTGSVEAGLGLESEQFSHCFEQDFFRNLMREQLKSGALTTSADISHLFPEEEE